One window of the Streptomyces sp. NBC_00259 genome contains the following:
- a CDS encoding SCO2400 family protein: MDYCSTCRRNLNGALVCPGCGAYAPDIAPAGARPHGGFAATGTARQAWRAEEFPAANEFPAPGPYAGTRRSGSAPIGGSAFVDMEPEAGTEAGAEAAGTDASDGLEGTASTGQGRAARRRQLARWKKNRRRALAATAVALVGGGLTVAALPSGKPSTSHAHAAPPPEPVTAEMPRTVPTGSSTEQPDTTGARHPGSRPPTTTGRQQNATGTTSPSAAATSRQQDTGATVRSTAPASTGQHTTPPPAQGTHAGDAEAPAAVTPPAPATTAPASNDAPSTGSGSGTPILGILPTSPPGQPSSPVQVCLIGVCIG, from the coding sequence ATGGACTACTGCTCCACGTGCCGACGGAACCTCAACGGGGCACTCGTGTGTCCGGGGTGCGGCGCATACGCTCCGGACATCGCCCCTGCCGGCGCTCGCCCCCACGGCGGGTTCGCCGCCACCGGAACGGCGCGGCAGGCATGGCGTGCGGAGGAGTTCCCCGCCGCGAACGAGTTCCCCGCTCCGGGGCCCTACGCCGGCACTCGCCGTTCCGGCTCCGCACCGATCGGCGGCAGCGCGTTCGTCGACATGGAGCCGGAGGCGGGGACGGAAGCCGGGGCGGAGGCAGCGGGCACCGACGCGTCCGACGGCCTCGAAGGCACCGCGTCCACCGGGCAGGGCCGGGCGGCTCGGCGCCGGCAGCTGGCCCGTTGGAAGAAGAACCGGCGCCGGGCCCTGGCGGCGACGGCCGTCGCCCTCGTCGGCGGCGGCCTGACCGTGGCCGCACTGCCGTCCGGCAAGCCGTCCACCAGCCACGCGCACGCGGCTCCGCCGCCGGAGCCGGTGACCGCGGAGATGCCCCGGACCGTGCCCACCGGCTCGTCGACGGAGCAGCCGGACACCACGGGGGCGCGGCACCCCGGCAGTCGGCCGCCGACGACGACCGGCCGACAGCAGAACGCCACCGGCACCACCTCGCCTTCCGCCGCGGCGACGAGCCGTCAGCAGGACACCGGCGCCACGGTCCGGTCCACGGCGCCGGCGAGCACCGGGCAGCACACCACACCCCCGCCGGCACAGGGAACGCACGCCGGCGACGCCGAGGCCCCGGCGGCCGTCACGCCCCCGGCTCCCGCGACGACGGCACCGGCGTCCAACGACGCTCCCAGCACCGGCAGCGGCAGCGGCACACCGATCCTGGGCATCCTGCCGACATCGCCGCCGGGGCAGCCGTCCTCACCGGTGCAGGTGTGCCTGATCGGTGTGTGCATCGGCTGA
- a CDS encoding DUF305 domain-containing protein translates to MTAFKHAPLSCRAHLRPPHRRMVVTAAVAAGALLLAGCGGDGTTDSRAAAPKATAPTAVGAFNDADVAFAQGMIPHHQQALEMAELAAGRASDQEIRTLARAVEKAQDPEIRTMRSWLGAWGEPESSGTEHGDHGGGGTAGMMSEQDMTDLTAAKGTDFDRTFARMMIDHHNGAIEMARTEQADGRNADARELAGAVVKAQSAEVEQLRSILDRL, encoded by the coding sequence ATGACCGCGTTCAAGCACGCCCCTCTGTCCTGCCGCGCCCACCTTCGGCCACCGCACCGCCGCATGGTGGTGACGGCAGCCGTCGCCGCCGGGGCCCTGCTCCTCGCCGGCTGCGGCGGGGACGGGACCACGGACTCCCGCGCCGCCGCTCCGAAGGCCACCGCGCCGACCGCCGTCGGCGCGTTCAACGACGCGGACGTCGCGTTCGCGCAGGGGATGATCCCGCACCACCAGCAGGCCCTGGAGATGGCCGAACTGGCCGCCGGCCGCGCGTCCGACCAGGAGATCAGGACACTGGCCCGGGCGGTCGAGAAGGCCCAGGACCCCGAGATCAGGACCATGCGGTCCTGGCTCGGCGCCTGGGGTGAGCCCGAGTCGTCCGGCACGGAGCACGGGGACCACGGCGGCGGAGGCACGGCCGGGATGATGTCCGAGCAGGACATGACGGACCTCACCGCCGCCAAGGGCACGGACTTCGACCGCACGTTCGCCCGGATGATGATCGACCACCACAACGGCGCCATCGAGATGGCGAGGACCGAGCAGGCCGACGGCCGCAATGCCGACGCCAGGGAACTCGCCGGCGCTGTCGTGAAGGCCCAGTCCGCCGAGGTCGAGCAGTTGCGGAGCATCCTCGACCGGCTCTGA
- a CDS encoding flavoprotein: protein MSDQPKKPFLYVVVCAAGIAGDVGTLITAAQEQGWDVGVVATPQGLGFLDRTAVEERTGYPIRSAWRRPGDPRPLPPADAIAVAPATFNTINKWAAGISDTLALGILCEAYGVGIPIAALPSLNAAQAAHPAYRRSLDGLREMGVLIGDHEPGLTEAGGGVGHFRWEQALELLAPHVRSGRPAPAGPTDLGSADAHTDQAHLHR from the coding sequence GTGAGTGATCAGCCGAAGAAGCCGTTCCTGTACGTCGTGGTGTGCGCGGCCGGTATCGCCGGGGACGTCGGCACGCTCATCACCGCCGCGCAGGAGCAGGGCTGGGACGTCGGCGTGGTCGCCACCCCGCAGGGTCTCGGCTTCCTCGACCGGACCGCCGTCGAGGAGCGGACGGGTTACCCGATCCGTTCCGCCTGGCGCAGGCCAGGCGACCCGCGGCCGCTGCCGCCGGCGGACGCCATCGCGGTGGCACCGGCCACGTTCAACACCATCAACAAGTGGGCGGCCGGCATCTCCGACACCCTCGCGCTGGGCATCCTGTGCGAGGCGTACGGCGTCGGCATCCCCATCGCCGCGCTGCCGAGCCTGAACGCGGCGCAGGCGGCCCACCCCGCGTACCGGCGGAGCCTGGACGGGCTGCGCGAGATGGGCGTCCTGATCGGCGACCATGAGCCCGGCCTGACCGAGGCAGGTGGCGGCGTCGGCCACTTCCGCTGGGAGCAGGCGCTGGAACTGCTGGCACCGCACGTCCGGTCCGGTCGTCCGGCGCCGGCCGGCCCGACGGACCTCGGTTCAGCCGATGCACACACCGATCAGGCACACCTGCACCGGTGA
- a CDS encoding serine hydrolase: MTLNRATSAATSGVVALAIFVNPVLPVAVKANPDHARRIETATQRLKGRLIECTSGKTGLAGSLVRSMAKSLKNRESRSSITLYDRTTRTSCSYRADAHYDSASTVKPIVLGALLLARGTRLTKSERKLAREMIVSSDNDATYLLWKVLGRHHIQEFLDEAGMDDTDLNRAGVMGLTQITARDHAKLLRLLTGDDDSVLDAEERAYILRLMRDVQDDQRWGTPAGAPTDAVVQVKNGWLQRSESGIKNPWDRGDWKVHSMSAVTGSSYDYGLVILTENNRVPEGESPDVGYEYGTRTIERVAKAIHHELNPERSPALHQASRPVGATPSAPAPVSPGLGPEPASRGSGRR; encoded by the coding sequence TTGACACTCAACAGGGCGACTTCCGCGGCGACTTCTGGGGTAGTTGCCCTGGCGATCTTCGTCAACCCCGTGCTCCCGGTCGCGGTCAAGGCCAATCCCGACCATGCCCGCAGAATCGAGACCGCGACGCAGCGGCTCAAGGGCCGGCTCATCGAATGCACCTCCGGAAAGACCGGCCTGGCCGGGTCCCTCGTGCGGAGCATGGCGAAGTCGTTGAAGAATCGGGAGAGTCGGTCCTCGATCACGCTGTACGACCGGACCACCCGTACGTCGTGCAGCTACCGCGCCGACGCGCACTACGACTCCGCGAGCACGGTCAAGCCGATCGTCCTGGGAGCTCTGCTCCTGGCCAGAGGAACCCGCCTGACCAAGAGCGAGCGGAAGCTCGCCAGGGAAATGATCGTGAGCTCGGACAACGACGCGACGTACCTCCTGTGGAAGGTACTGGGGCGCCACCACATCCAGGAATTCCTGGACGAGGCGGGAATGGACGACACCGACCTGAACAGGGCGGGCGTCATGGGACTGACTCAGATCACCGCGAGGGACCACGCGAAACTGCTTCGCCTGCTCACCGGTGACGACGACTCGGTACTGGATGCCGAAGAGCGCGCCTACATCCTGCGCCTCATGCGTGATGTGCAGGACGACCAGCGGTGGGGGACTCCGGCGGGGGCGCCGACGGACGCCGTCGTCCAGGTCAAGAACGGATGGCTTCAGCGTTCCGAAAGCGGGATCAAGAACCCCTGGGACCGCGGGGACTGGAAAGTCCACAGCATGAGCGCGGTCACCGGCTCCTCGTACGACTACGGCCTCGTGATCCTCACCGAGAACAACAGGGTCCCTGAAGGCGAGTCGCCGGACGTCGGATACGAATACGGCACGAGGACGATCGAGCGCGTGGCGAAGGCCATCCACCACGAGCTGAACCCGGAGCGGTCGCCCGCGCTCCACCAGGCGTCACGGCCGGTGGGAGCAACGCCCTCCGCGCCCGCCCCGGTCAGTCCTGGCCTAGGCCCTGAGCCGGCCAGTCGAGGAAGCGGGCGCCGATGA
- a CDS encoding amino acid transporter encodes MATPLPTRTSRFRAWMLEGLSDMARHQKGVPAGPPAAHKGQRWWRVMCLTGVDYFSTLGYQPGIAALAAGLLSPIATIVLVIVTLAGALPVYRRVAEESPHGQGSIAMLERLLSFWKGKLFVLTLLGFAATDFLITITLSAADSSIHLVENPHVPGFLHGQQLLVTLLLIALLGAVFLKGFLEAIGVAVALVGAYLALNAVIVVVGLWHIATESHVVTDWSTALTTQHGNVLAMIGVALIVFPKLALGLSGFETGVAVMPHVEGEPGDTEEKPAGRIRGTKKLLTTAALIMSVFLIATSFITTLLIPAKEFEPGGQANGRALAYLAHDYLGSAFGTVYDVATIAILWFAGASAMAGLLNLMPQYLPRYGMAPHWARAVRPMVIVFILVAFLVTWIFDADVDAQGGAYATGVLVLICSASIAVTIAAHRAGQRNWTIAFAVISAVFLYTTALNIVERPDGVKIGACFIAGIILLSLASRLARAFELRVTGMTLDPMAERFVRDVSNRTARFIANEPGPRDIAEYRDKIRQIRADNDIPAEDDLVFVEVTVVDPSEFEAHLAVRGEVLHGRYRVLTLESSSIPNALAALLLHVRDATGRRPHIYFEWSEGNPFTNFLRFFLFGQGEVAPVTREVLREAEPDRANRPRVHVG; translated from the coding sequence ATGGCCACGCCCCTCCCCACTCGTACGAGCCGCTTTCGTGCGTGGATGCTGGAAGGCCTGTCCGACATGGCCAGGCACCAGAAGGGAGTGCCCGCCGGGCCGCCGGCCGCGCACAAGGGGCAGCGCTGGTGGCGGGTCATGTGCCTGACCGGCGTCGACTACTTCTCCACGCTCGGCTACCAGCCAGGCATCGCCGCGCTCGCCGCGGGCCTGCTGTCGCCGATCGCCACCATCGTCCTGGTCATCGTCACCCTGGCGGGCGCACTGCCGGTGTACCGGCGGGTGGCCGAGGAAAGCCCGCACGGCCAGGGCTCGATCGCCATGCTGGAGCGGCTGCTGTCGTTCTGGAAGGGCAAGCTGTTCGTCCTGACCCTGCTCGGCTTCGCCGCCACCGACTTCCTCATCACCATCACCCTGTCGGCCGCCGACTCCTCCATCCACCTGGTGGAGAACCCGCATGTGCCCGGCTTTCTGCACGGGCAGCAACTGCTCGTCACCCTGCTGCTGATCGCGCTGCTCGGGGCGGTGTTCCTCAAGGGCTTCCTGGAGGCGATCGGCGTCGCCGTCGCGCTGGTCGGGGCCTATCTGGCCCTGAACGCGGTCATCGTGGTGGTGGGCCTGTGGCACATCGCCACCGAGTCCCATGTCGTCACCGACTGGTCCACCGCCCTGACCACCCAGCACGGAAACGTTCTGGCCATGATCGGAGTGGCGCTGATCGTCTTCCCCAAGCTGGCGCTGGGCCTTTCCGGCTTCGAGACCGGTGTGGCGGTCATGCCGCACGTCGAGGGCGAGCCCGGCGACACCGAGGAGAAACCCGCGGGACGTATCCGGGGCACGAAGAAGCTGCTGACCACCGCCGCGCTGATCATGAGCGTGTTCCTGATCGCCACCAGCTTCATCACCACCCTGCTCATCCCGGCGAAGGAGTTCGAGCCGGGCGGCCAGGCCAACGGACGTGCGCTCGCGTATCTGGCGCACGACTACCTCGGCAGCGCCTTCGGCACCGTCTACGACGTCGCCACCATCGCCATCCTCTGGTTCGCCGGCGCCTCCGCCATGGCCGGGCTGCTGAACCTGATGCCCCAGTACCTGCCCCGTTACGGCATGGCCCCGCACTGGGCGCGCGCCGTGCGCCCCATGGTGATCGTCTTCATCCTGGTGGCGTTCCTCGTCACCTGGATCTTCGACGCCGACGTCGACGCCCAGGGCGGCGCGTACGCCACCGGTGTGCTCGTGCTGATCTGCTCCGCGTCGATCGCGGTGACCATCGCCGCCCACCGCGCCGGGCAGCGCAACTGGACGATCGCCTTCGCCGTCATCTCGGCGGTCTTCCTCTACACCACCGCACTCAACATCGTCGAACGCCCCGACGGCGTGAAGATCGGCGCCTGCTTCATCGCCGGCATCATCCTGCTCTCCCTGGCGTCGCGGCTCGCACGCGCCTTCGAACTGCGGGTCACGGGCATGACGCTGGACCCCATGGCCGAGCGGTTCGTCCGCGACGTCTCGAATCGCACCGCACGCTTCATCGCCAACGAGCCCGGCCCGCGCGACATCGCCGAGTACCGGGACAAGATCCGCCAGATCCGCGCCGACAACGACATCCCGGCCGAGGACGACCTCGTCTTCGTCGAGGTCACCGTCGTCGACCCCTCGGAGTTCGAGGCGCATCTGGCCGTACGCGGAGAGGTGCTCCACGGCCGCTACCGCGTCCTCACCCTGGAGAGCTCCTCCATCCCCAACGCCCTGGCCGCGCTCCTCCTGCACGTACGCGACGCCACCGGGCGGCGTCCGCACATCTACTTCGAATGGTCCGAGGGCAACCCGTTCACCAACTTCCTCCGCTTCTTCCTCTTCGGCCAGGGCGAGGTCGCCCCCGTCACCCGCGAGGTACTCCGCGAGGCCGAGCCGGACCGCGCGAACCGACCCCGCGTCCACGTCGGCTGA
- a CDS encoding PP2C family protein-serine/threonine phosphatase gives MSEPEAGGEAPRRAVDYEAVFRASPGPALLLTPGLVIVDANQALLTLSRRGRDEFVGRSVFEVFPTNPADQEAPGTRLRASVDRVLATGEPDSMALQRYDFAMPSEAVEKRYWSPVNAPVLGPDGQVVLILSRVDDVTDMVRARTALQESEEALSDEESTTAALLARFQGLQELNEQLRRAHRRDREIAVGLQRAMLPTAPLGHSNVAVRYRPATSALNVCGDWYDFIDVPPDRLMVAVGDVVGHGLEAASLMGQLRSALSTAIRATGQPATALKALALYALTVEGALATTAVQTVIDQRARTITYSRAGHPPPMLLRPDGRTVDVLDEAADPPLGALDDDSARSEATHCYEPGATLVLYTDGLIERRDEDIDAGLERLARSLARHDGLAPESLADALLVDLSPVAEGPDDDTALVVVRL, from the coding sequence GTGAGCGAACCCGAGGCCGGCGGTGAGGCTCCGCGACGCGCGGTCGACTACGAGGCGGTCTTCCGCGCGTCCCCCGGACCCGCGCTGCTGCTCACCCCCGGCCTGGTCATCGTGGACGCCAACCAGGCACTCCTGACGCTGTCCCGGCGCGGTCGGGACGAGTTCGTGGGCCGTTCGGTGTTCGAGGTGTTTCCCACCAACCCTGCCGACCAGGAGGCGCCCGGTACCCGGCTGCGCGCGTCCGTCGACCGGGTGCTCGCCACCGGGGAACCGGACAGCATGGCGCTGCAGAGGTACGACTTCGCGATGCCGTCGGAAGCGGTCGAGAAGCGGTACTGGAGTCCCGTCAACGCACCCGTACTCGGTCCGGACGGGCAGGTGGTGCTGATCCTTTCCCGGGTCGACGACGTCACCGACATGGTCCGGGCCCGTACGGCGCTGCAGGAGTCCGAAGAGGCGCTCAGCGACGAGGAGTCCACGACGGCCGCCCTGCTCGCACGCTTCCAGGGCCTGCAGGAGCTGAACGAACAGCTGCGCCGTGCCCACCGCCGCGATCGCGAGATCGCCGTCGGCCTGCAGCGCGCCATGCTCCCGACCGCCCCGCTGGGACACAGCAATGTCGCGGTGCGCTACCGCCCGGCGACCAGTGCCCTCAACGTCTGCGGTGACTGGTACGACTTCATCGACGTCCCCCCTGACCGGCTGATGGTCGCGGTCGGCGACGTGGTCGGCCACGGTCTGGAGGCCGCCAGTCTCATGGGCCAGCTCCGCAGCGCCCTCAGCACGGCCATCCGTGCCACCGGACAGCCCGCCACCGCGCTCAAGGCCCTCGCCCTGTACGCCCTCACCGTCGAGGGCGCCCTGGCGACGACCGCCGTCCAGACGGTCATCGATCAGCGAGCCCGCACCATCACCTACAGCCGCGCCGGCCACCCGCCCCCGATGCTGCTTCGCCCCGACGGCCGCACCGTCGACGTCCTGGACGAAGCAGCGGATCCGCCCCTCGGCGCCCTGGACGACGACAGCGCCAGGTCCGAGGCCACCCACTGCTACGAGCCCGGCGCCACCCTCGTGCTGTACACGGACGGCCTGATCGAACGCCGCGACGAGGACATCGACGCGGGACTGGAGCGCCTCGCCCGAAGCCTCGCCCGGCACGACGGCCTCGCGCCGGAAAGCCTCGCCGACGCCCTGCTCGTCGACCTCTCTCCCGTCGCCGAAGGCCCTGACGACGACACCGCTCTCGTCGTCGTACGGCTCTGA
- a CDS encoding UDP-glucose dehydrogenase family protein — MTGTSRRIAVFGAGYIGLVTGACFAELGHRVVVRDIRPERIGLLNSGEVPFFEPGLGDLISQNKERLAFTLDVHEAVRDAEVVFVCVDTPPTASGDADLSRVWAVVDALRDASHLVAVVVKSTVPVGTGARVRAALDERGLGHVGYAANPEFTAEGRAVEDFLRPDRVVIGASDAGVARWVADLYGAVDSPVELMDVASAEMVKLASNALLATRITFINEIATVCEATGADIGHVSRAVGLDHRLGPHFLKAGLGYGGSCFPKDSRALRAMASNSGYPFQLLNAVIEVNELQPRRAIQRLKTELDGLKGRRIALLGMTFKPGTDDMREAPSAIIASRLLAEGATVTCWDPMAPGADGHQEPWSSTTRLPDPLGAMTDADAAILVTEWPELTDVDWPAAARRMRNPLLLDGRNLLDPSVLLSAGFTHMGVGRATRYPR; from the coding sequence ATGACTGGCACGTCCCGCAGAATCGCCGTCTTCGGTGCGGGCTACATCGGCCTGGTCACGGGAGCGTGCTTCGCGGAGCTGGGTCACCGTGTCGTCGTACGTGACATCCGGCCCGAGCGGATCGGGCTGCTCAACTCCGGCGAAGTGCCCTTCTTCGAACCGGGCCTGGGCGACCTGATCAGCCAGAACAAGGAGCGGCTGGCGTTCACGCTGGACGTGCACGAAGCCGTACGCGACGCCGAGGTGGTCTTCGTCTGTGTCGACACCCCGCCCACCGCCTCCGGTGACGCCGACCTCTCGCGCGTCTGGGCGGTCGTCGACGCCCTCCGTGACGCGTCCCATCTCGTCGCGGTCGTCGTCAAGAGCACCGTGCCGGTCGGTACGGGTGCGCGCGTGCGGGCCGCCCTCGACGAGCGGGGCCTCGGCCACGTGGGATACGCCGCGAACCCCGAGTTCACCGCGGAGGGCAGGGCGGTCGAGGACTTCCTGCGCCCCGACCGCGTGGTGATCGGTGCCTCGGACGCCGGCGTGGCCCGGTGGGTGGCGGACCTCTACGGCGCGGTGGACTCCCCGGTGGAGCTGATGGACGTCGCCTCGGCGGAGATGGTCAAACTCGCCTCCAACGCCCTGCTCGCCACGCGGATCACCTTCATCAACGAGATCGCGACCGTCTGCGAGGCGACCGGCGCGGACATCGGGCACGTGTCCCGCGCCGTGGGCCTCGACCACCGCCTCGGGCCCCACTTCCTGAAGGCGGGGCTCGGCTACGGCGGATCGTGCTTCCCGAAGGACTCACGCGCGCTGCGTGCCATGGCCAGCAACTCCGGCTACCCCTTCCAGTTGCTCAACGCCGTCATCGAGGTGAACGAGCTCCAGCCGAGGCGCGCCATCCAGCGGCTCAAGACCGAGCTCGACGGCCTGAAGGGCCGTCGGATCGCGCTGCTGGGCATGACCTTCAAGCCGGGCACGGACGACATGCGCGAGGCCCCGAGCGCGATCATCGCCTCCCGCCTTCTCGCCGAGGGCGCCACGGTCACCTGCTGGGACCCGATGGCGCCGGGCGCCGACGGCCACCAGGAGCCCTGGTCCTCCACCACCCGCCTGCCGGACCCCCTCGGGGCGATGACCGACGCGGATGCGGCGATCCTGGTCACCGAGTGGCCCGAGCTGACCGACGTCGACTGGCCGGCCGCCGCCCGCCGGATGCGGAACCCTCTGCTCCTCGACGGCCGCAACCTGCTCGACCCCTCCGTCCTCCTGTCGGCGGGCTTCACCCACATGGGCGTGGGGCGGGCCACGCGGTACCCCCGTTGA
- a CDS encoding SpoIIE family protein phosphatase, translating into MSTPQHSSGPAGPRLDEAVLAALFSQSPIGLHIMDTGLRLVRVNAAARLIRDFPLDRMLGRPLRDVLDAFGVENAQDIESRARIVLETGMPLLDLRFRVRSPRVPAVERMVCAHCFRIQDTDGTVLGLANAITDITTRTRAEGRLKLLNRAGTSIGTSLDVFRTAAELCEVAVPELADSVAVDVLDSVLHGQAPTPGTVPGNLTLRRAGFRSCADKARHGVPKVGEVSAYPVGSPFRDAMSSLRPHLDRHLDADAPWLDPKRDRDARLLAARAHSMMVVPMCARGVVLGLACFYRWRNATPFDEQDLALARQLAAGTALCLDNARLYSRERSVAGFLQRGRRPSELEMCTAVETAQNSLPAGAGSTWADVIPLSGARVALATGGTAEHGIEAVAATAELRAVITALSDLELPPDELLERLHDLVSRPTRGSGGDPDDRAPRLLTCLYAVYDPATRRCAMARAGHPSPTVVHPGGVELADVPEGPPLGEGLAQYTVAECALPEGSTLVLYNEAMLPAGPNGARLPLDRVRHAVRSTAPRESLQQTCDAIFDEVAAAHPRQDAFLLLARTRALDADHTASWSLPNTPEVVATARRLTVGQLGRWGLADRADTTALIVSELVTNAVRYADCPIELRLIRDRALTCEVTDDSSTAPHLRRALDSDEGGRGLYITAQLTDRWGIRPGRRGKTIWAEQALPGAAPGRRPES; encoded by the coding sequence GTGAGTACTCCGCAGCACTCGTCGGGTCCCGCAGGGCCGCGCCTGGACGAGGCCGTGCTGGCGGCGCTCTTCTCGCAGTCGCCGATCGGCCTGCACATCATGGACACCGGGCTGCGGCTCGTACGGGTCAACGCGGCCGCACGGCTCATCCGGGACTTTCCCCTCGACCGGATGCTCGGCCGGCCGCTGCGGGACGTACTGGACGCCTTCGGCGTCGAGAACGCCCAGGACATCGAGAGCCGCGCCCGCATCGTGCTGGAGACCGGAATGCCCCTGCTCGATCTGCGGTTCCGGGTACGAAGCCCCCGGGTCCCGGCCGTCGAGCGCATGGTCTGCGCGCACTGCTTCCGCATCCAGGACACCGACGGCACCGTGCTCGGTCTGGCCAACGCCATCACCGACATCACCACGCGGACCAGGGCCGAGGGGCGGCTGAAGCTGCTGAACCGCGCCGGAACCTCGATCGGGACGAGCCTGGACGTCTTCCGCACCGCCGCGGAACTGTGCGAGGTGGCCGTGCCGGAGCTGGCCGACTCGGTCGCCGTGGACGTGCTGGACTCCGTCCTGCACGGCCAGGCCCCGACTCCCGGCACGGTGCCCGGGAACCTCACGCTGCGGCGCGCGGGCTTCCGCTCCTGCGCCGACAAGGCCCGGCACGGGGTGCCCAAGGTCGGAGAGGTGAGCGCCTACCCCGTCGGCAGCCCGTTCCGTGACGCCATGTCGAGTCTGCGGCCGCACCTCGACCGCCACCTCGATGCGGACGCCCCCTGGCTGGATCCGAAGCGCGACCGCGACGCACGGCTGCTCGCGGCGCGCGCCCACTCGATGATGGTGGTGCCGATGTGCGCCCGCGGGGTGGTGCTCGGGCTCGCCTGCTTCTACCGATGGCGCAACGCGACGCCGTTCGACGAGCAGGACCTGGCGCTCGCACGGCAGCTGGCCGCCGGCACCGCGCTGTGCCTGGACAACGCCCGCCTCTACAGCCGCGAACGCTCGGTGGCGGGATTCCTCCAGCGGGGCCGGCGGCCCTCGGAGCTCGAGATGTGCACGGCCGTGGAGACCGCGCAGAACTCCCTGCCGGCCGGGGCGGGCAGCACCTGGGCGGACGTGATCCCGCTGTCCGGAGCCCGGGTCGCACTCGCCACGGGCGGCACCGCCGAGCACGGCATCGAGGCCGTCGCGGCCACGGCGGAACTCCGTGCCGTGATCACGGCGCTGTCCGACCTGGAACTGCCGCCGGACGAGCTTCTGGAGCGGCTGCACGACCTGGTGAGCAGACCGACGCGGGGATCCGGGGGCGATCCCGACGACCGGGCCCCGCGTCTCCTCACCTGTCTGTACGCGGTCTACGATCCGGCGACCCGTCGCTGTGCGATGGCCCGGGCCGGGCACCCTTCACCGACCGTCGTCCACCCCGGCGGCGTGGAACTCGCCGACGTCCCCGAAGGCCCGCCCCTGGGTGAGGGGCTCGCCCAGTACACCGTCGCCGAGTGCGCCCTCCCGGAAGGCAGCACCCTGGTCCTCTACAACGAGGCCATGCTCCCGGCAGGCCCTAACGGTGCCCGGCTTCCGCTGGACCGGGTACGCCACGCCGTCCGTTCCACGGCACCCCGGGAGTCACTGCAGCAGACCTGCGACGCGATCTTCGACGAGGTGGCCGCTGCGCACCCCCGGCAGGACGCCTTCCTGCTCCTGGCCCGCACCCGGGCGCTCGACGCCGACCACACCGCCTCCTGGTCGCTGCCCAACACTCCCGAAGTCGTCGCCACGGCACGCAGACTCACCGTCGGCCAACTCGGCCGGTGGGGCCTCGCGGACCGGGCGGACACCACCGCACTGATCGTCAGCGAACTGGTCACCAACGCCGTCCGGTACGCCGACTGCCCCATCGAGCTGAGACTCATCCGCGACCGGGCACTGACCTGCGAGGTCACCGACGACAGCAGCACCGCCCCGCATCTGCGCCGCGCCCTGGACAGCGACGAGGGCGGACGCGGCCTCTACATCACCGCGCAGCTCACCGACCGCTGGGGCATCCGTCCCGGCCGCCGCGGCAAGACCATCTGGGCCGAACAGGCGCTGCCGGGCGCCGCTCCCGGCCGGAGACCGGAGTCATGA